In the genome of Drosophila pseudoobscura strain MV-25-SWS-2005 chromosome 3, UCI_Dpse_MV25, whole genome shotgun sequence, one region contains:
- the S-Lap8 gene encoding cytosol aminopeptidase — translation MSRLPLFAGLGRSTLGVLRLRGAVPRSLLYQQVRFKCEDMRGVVVGLYEQDSGKPKLTEGGDEFDRLGHGMLADLVRESGLKGELGKGRLYHNVGKEYNCLALVGLGREGAGYNHEEVIDEGMENVRVCTAVGARALQLQGCSEVHVDAMGYAEQAAEGAALAVWRYNNNRRKRNRTHIPKLELYQSSDTEGWTRGLFKAESQNLARRLCDTPANQMTPSIFAQASVDALCPCGVTVEVRSINWIEEKNLGSFLTIAKGSCEPPLLLEISYCGTAPEDKPVLLVGKGLTFHSGGLCLKPKTGMDEYRGGVSGAALVVATMRAASALSLPINLSAVLPLCENLPSGMAVRPGDVVTLLNGRTMRVMDPDVAGTVMLADPLLYGQAAFKPRLVVDAGALARGVTSGLGGSATGVWTNNSFLWKQFQKAGGYTGDRLWRLPLWQYFKDLVTKFGTVDMCNKGRGPASSCLAAAVLHEMVPCSDWVHLDTHGTGMLAKDGVPPYLLKNRMSGRPTRTLIQFLYQLACDCPSA, via the coding sequence ATGTCACGCTTGCCATTGTTCGCCGGGTTGGGTCGCTCGACGCTGGGAGTCCTCCGATTGCGGGGGGCCGTGCCGCGGAGCCTGCTCTACCAGCAGGTGCGCTTCAAGTGCGAGGACATGCGGGGCGTCGTCGTGGGCCTCTACGAGCAGGACAGCGGCAAGCCGAAGCTGACGGAGGGCGGCGATGAGTTCGATCGCCTGGGCCACGGAATGCTGGCCGATCTGGTGCGCGAGTCGGGCCTCAAGGGGGAGCTGGGGAAGGGACGACTGTACCACAACGTCGGCAAGGAGTACAACTGCCTGGCGTTGGTGGGGCTGGGCAGAGAGGGGGCCGGCTACAACCACGAGGAGGTCATCGACGAGGGCATGGAGAATGTGCGCGTGTGCACGGCCGTCGGCGCCCGGGCCCTGCAGCTCCAGGGCTGCAGCGAGGTCCACGTGGATGCCATGGGCTATGCGGAGCAGGCGGCCGAGGGCGCGGCCCTGGCCGTCTGGcggtacaacaacaaccgtcGCAAGCGCAATCGCACCCACATCCCGAAGCTGGAGCTGTACCAGTCCTCGGACACGGAGGGCTGGACGCGGGGCCTGTTCAAGGCCGAGTCGCAGAACCTGGCGCGCCGCCTGTGCGACACGCCGGCCAACCAGATGACGCCGTCGATCTTCGCGCAGGCCAGCGTCGACGCCCTGTGCCCCTGCGGCGTGACCGTGGAGGTGCGCTCCATTAACTGGATCGAGGAAAAGAACCTCGGCTCCTTCCTGACCATCGCCAAGGGCTCCTGCGAGCCGCCGCTCCTCCTGGAGATCAGCTACTGTGGCACCGCGCCCGAGGACAAGCCCGTGCTGCTGGTCGGCAAGGGCCTGACCTTCCACAGCGGCGGCCTCTGCCTGAAGCCCAAGACGGGCATGGACGAGTACCGCGGCGGCGTGTCCGGCGCCGCCCTGGTGGTGGCCACCATGCGGGCCGCCTCCGCCCTGTCGCTGCCCATCAACCTGTCGGCGGTGCTGCCGCTCTGCGAGAATCTGCCCTCGGGCATGGCCGTGCGACCGGGCGATGTGGTCACTCTGCTCAACGGCCGCACGATGCGCGTCATGGACCCCGATGTCGCCGGGACCGTGATGCTGGCCGATCCCCTGCTCTACGGCCAGGCGGCGTTCAAGCCGCGGCTCGTCGTCGATGCCGGAGCGCTGGCGCGGGGCGTGACCAGCGGACTGGGTGGCTCTGCCACCGGAGTGTGGACCAACAACTCGTTTCTGTGGAAGCAATTCCAGAAGGCCGGCGGCTACACGGGCGACCGTCTGTGGCGCCTCCCCCTGTGGCAGTACTTCAAGGATCTGGTCACGAAATTCGGCACCGTCGACATGTGCAACAAGGGCCGGGGACCGGCATCGTCCTGCCTGGCGGCCGCCGTCCTCCACGAGATGGTGCCATGCAGCGACTGGGTGCATCTCGACACCCACGGCACGGGGATGCTGGCCAAGGACGGGGTGCCCCCGTACCTCCTCAAGAATCGCATGAGCGGCCGGCCCACACGCACTCTCATCCAGTTCCTGTACCAATTGGCCTGCGACTGTCCTTCTGCCTGA